A genome region from Fodinibius salicampi includes the following:
- a CDS encoding lipoate--protein ligase: MIFIHNEHNTDPHLNLALEEYALRNFDHDYDYLLFYINSPSIIIGRNQNTLEEINHEYVEDNEINVVRRISGGGAVYHDTGNLNFSFITNYDKKNLNNFRKFTSPIIRVLQSLGVNAELQGRNDIVANDRKISGNAQYSTVKRMFSHGTLLFDTDLAEVSKALDVKMNKIESKGHKSVRSRVANISEFLTEEMNIHTFREKLLEGLYKDREKFETYHLTNSEWDAVYELKEKKYSQWDWNFGKSPKFNIQRERRFDIGEIDLRLDVAKGYIKNLKIYGDFFGNKPIKQLEDHLQGARYHRQDLSQRLKDVDIEQYFGMISKANFLELLYGSDK; the protein is encoded by the coding sequence ATGATCTTCATCCATAATGAACATAACACTGATCCACATCTCAATTTAGCTCTTGAAGAATACGCGCTACGCAACTTTGACCATGATTATGATTATCTACTATTCTACATAAACAGTCCCTCTATTATCATCGGACGCAATCAAAATACGCTCGAAGAGATTAACCATGAATATGTAGAGGACAATGAGATCAATGTGGTACGGCGTATTTCCGGTGGCGGAGCTGTTTACCACGATACCGGGAATCTGAACTTCAGTTTTATCACGAACTATGACAAAAAGAACCTAAATAATTTTCGAAAGTTTACCTCTCCCATCATACGTGTGCTTCAGTCCCTTGGAGTAAATGCTGAATTACAGGGTCGTAATGATATTGTGGCAAATGACCGAAAAATATCGGGCAATGCACAATACTCTACTGTTAAACGGATGTTTAGCCACGGTACCCTGCTATTTGACACGGACCTGGCCGAAGTAAGCAAAGCACTGGATGTGAAGATGAATAAGATAGAATCAAAGGGACATAAGTCAGTGCGCAGCCGGGTCGCTAACATCTCTGAATTTTTAACAGAAGAAATGAATATTCACACTTTTCGGGAAAAACTACTTGAGGGACTATATAAAGACCGAGAAAAATTTGAGACCTATCATTTAACTAATAGTGAGTGGGATGCCGTTTATGAGTTAAAAGAGAAAAAGTATAGCCAGTGGGACTGGAACTTTGGGAAATCACCGAAATTTAATATTCAGCGGGAACGACGTTTTGATATCGGCGAAATTGATCTTCGGTTAGATGTTGCAAAAGGATATATAAAAAATCTGAAAATTTACGGGGATTTCTTTGGGAATAAACCGATAAAACAGCTGGAAGATCACCTCCAGGGAGCTCGATATCACCGGCAAGATCTTTCTCAAAGATTAAAAGATGTGGATATAGAACAATATTTTGGAATGATATCCAAAGCAAATTTTCTTGAGCTACTTTATGGTTCAGATAAGTAA
- a CDS encoding hydroxymethylglutaryl-CoA reductase, degradative, whose translation MESANINSKKSSTENSADQSRIPKFYKRSIEERLHLLREKNLITREQLTTLLSQQQILSREEADKMIENVVGVFGLPMGLGLNFVINDQPYIVPMVVEEPSILAAVSSAAKVVRKSGGFTADADDPILIGQIQLVDVDHPMKVQHLLLQKKEEIINLANSLHPNMVERGGGAVDIEVMIYPQSRHPGSMVVVHLLVNTCDAMGANLVNSMCEGVAPLIEKITNAKVYLRILSNLTDRAMVRARCEIPVDYLDFNEASGKEVRDGIIRAAEFAAIDPYRASTHNKGIMNGIDPVAIATGNDWRAIEAAAHAYAARGSHYTSLTNWFKNDEGDLVGTIDIPMKVGIVGGSLKSNKAVEIAHHILGVESATELAQVMGAVGLAQNFSALRSLGTEGIQRGHMTLHARSVASTAGAPADIFDQVLERLVESGEIKVWKAEEIIEEIQRKQHQKKVQTSKSETAEDMAFGYGKIILTGEHSVVHGTHAVAAPITLTMKAKVWAADKDVQLIIPRWGVEQTLKFGEDHEYSIYKSLEMILDRLELRDRGMNIEVVPEVPRAMGMGGSAALAVAIIRALDRHFQIGLSDNEVRELSYESENIVHGGASGIDNTVSTYGNLLMFQKGTPPEMETLNLEEPIPIVIGLSGVESMTAKMVRRVREEYEQQPDWYGEIFHKMDKLALESKEAIEEFDLKRLGRIMNLNHGYLNALNVSSPEVEELISIARENGALGAKLTGGGGGGAMIALCDSESSQQKIQHQMHSAGYDALITSIKPSVSKEV comes from the coding sequence ATGGAATCGGCTAATATAAATAGCAAGAAATCCTCTACAGAAAATTCTGCCGATCAATCTCGTATTCCCAAATTCTATAAGCGAAGTATTGAAGAACGATTACATTTACTTCGCGAGAAGAACCTTATTACCCGGGAGCAGCTAACAACTCTTCTGAGTCAGCAGCAAATTTTGTCTCGGGAAGAGGCAGACAAAATGATTGAAAATGTGGTTGGCGTCTTTGGCTTGCCAATGGGGTTGGGTCTCAATTTTGTCATAAATGACCAGCCTTATATAGTACCTATGGTGGTGGAAGAGCCCTCTATACTGGCAGCTGTGAGTTCGGCAGCTAAAGTAGTACGTAAATCAGGAGGATTTACAGCGGATGCCGATGATCCAATTCTTATCGGGCAAATACAGCTGGTGGATGTCGACCATCCTATGAAGGTCCAGCACCTGCTGCTGCAGAAAAAGGAAGAGATCATAAACTTGGCTAACAGTTTGCATCCCAATATGGTAGAGCGGGGCGGCGGCGCTGTAGATATAGAAGTAATGATTTATCCGCAATCGCGACATCCGGGGAGTATGGTAGTCGTTCATCTGCTGGTAAATACCTGTGATGCCATGGGTGCTAACCTCGTTAACAGCATGTGCGAAGGAGTGGCGCCGCTGATCGAAAAAATTACTAACGCAAAGGTTTATTTGCGCATTTTATCCAATTTGACGGATCGCGCGATGGTAAGGGCCCGATGTGAAATTCCAGTCGACTACCTGGATTTTAATGAGGCATCCGGAAAGGAAGTGCGTGATGGAATTATCCGGGCTGCTGAATTTGCTGCTATTGACCCTTATCGTGCATCCACGCATAATAAAGGAATTATGAATGGCATCGATCCGGTTGCTATTGCCACCGGTAACGATTGGCGCGCCATTGAAGCCGCAGCCCATGCTTATGCCGCGCGGGGTAGTCACTATACGTCGCTTACAAACTGGTTTAAAAATGATGAGGGGGATTTAGTTGGGACCATCGATATCCCTATGAAAGTGGGAATTGTTGGAGGATCGCTTAAATCTAACAAAGCGGTGGAGATTGCGCATCATATTTTAGGAGTAGAGTCGGCTACGGAATTAGCCCAGGTCATGGGAGCGGTGGGCTTAGCTCAAAATTTTTCAGCTCTTCGCTCTCTCGGTACCGAAGGCATCCAGCGGGGACACATGACGCTCCATGCCCGCAGTGTTGCCAGTACGGCAGGTGCGCCGGCCGATATTTTTGACCAGGTGCTGGAACGGCTGGTGGAAAGCGGAGAAATAAAGGTATGGAAGGCCGAAGAAATTATTGAGGAAATCCAGCGCAAACAACATCAGAAAAAAGTCCAGACATCCAAATCAGAAACAGCCGAGGATATGGCCTTTGGCTACGGGAAAATTATTTTAACCGGAGAACATTCCGTTGTCCATGGTACGCATGCCGTTGCTGCTCCCATTACGCTCACTATGAAAGCTAAAGTTTGGGCGGCGGATAAAGATGTACAGCTTATTATTCCGCGCTGGGGAGTGGAACAAACGCTTAAATTTGGAGAGGATCACGAATATTCTATTTATAAATCTTTGGAGATGATTCTGGATCGGCTGGAGCTCAGAGACCGGGGAATGAATATTGAGGTTGTACCGGAGGTCCCCCGGGCGATGGGAATGGGCGGATCAGCCGCATTGGCCGTGGCAATTATCCGAGCACTGGATCGACATTTCCAAATTGGGCTGTCCGACAATGAAGTGCGGGAGTTATCCTATGAGTCTGAAAATATTGTACATGGCGGAGCATCGGGAATTGATAATACCGTTTCGACTTACGGCAATCTTTTGATGTTTCAGAAGGGGACTCCCCCAGAGATGGAAACACTAAATCTTGAAGAGCCCATTCCAATTGTGATTGGCTTAAGTGGTGTGGAAAGCATGACGGCAAAAATGGTACGGCGTGTTCGGGAGGAATACGAGCAACAGCCCGACTGGTATGGAGAAATTTTTCATAAAATGGATAAGTTGGCGCTGGAATCAAAGGAAGCCATTGAAGAGTTTGATCTCAAAAGGTTGGGGCGCATTATGAACCTGAACCATGGTTACTTGAATGCACTGAATGTATCATCTCCCGAGGTGGAGGAACTTATTAGCATTGCCAGGGAAAACGGCGCGCTGGGAGCAAAACTAACCGGAGGGGGAGGAGGCGGAGCCATGATCGCACTCTGTGATTCCGAATCTTCGCAGCAGAAAATTCAGCACCAAATGCATAGCGCAGGCTATGATGCCCTTATTACGAGTATTAAACCTTCAGTTTCTAAAGAGGTATGA
- a CDS encoding mevalonate kinase family protein — translation MADSTITVKTPGKLILLGEYAVLEQAPALVATVNKFCTIKLRPSQNDVFRIEAPNLDIPDFSFLLSEKGDISLTNGHTELQRNQLNFVLSVLKYIRQKLDKNVPAFDISIDTADFFHPISGKKMGLGSSAALTVALLSAIEELLNSTFSSTDFFQKALHAHRYAQGKIGSGVDIAASSTGGIIQYRMPELIEGTNEEIQQVHWPNDLYMLSIWTDKSVSTRTMVRKMRTFRMKETAMYKGIMNEMADLSEAGCRAFRLGNTKKFLDVIEAFGNIERKLTNHSKADIFSSVHEQIAKIVINKGGYYKPSGAGGGDIGTAFCRSSETCKSISEAIEESSFELLNLSVQTEDVNSTEPYGIG, via the coding sequence ATGGCTGATTCTACAATTACGGTTAAAACCCCCGGAAAGCTAATTTTGCTTGGGGAGTATGCGGTACTCGAACAAGCGCCTGCACTTGTTGCTACCGTTAATAAATTTTGTACGATTAAACTACGTCCCAGTCAAAATGATGTTTTTCGTATTGAGGCTCCGAATTTAGATATACCGGACTTCTCTTTTCTACTTTCTGAAAAGGGTGATATTTCCTTGACCAATGGACATACAGAATTACAGCGAAATCAGTTGAATTTTGTTTTGTCGGTTTTAAAATACATCCGCCAGAAACTGGATAAGAATGTTCCCGCTTTTGATATCAGTATTGATACCGCCGATTTCTTTCATCCGATTAGTGGTAAAAAAATGGGGTTGGGCTCAAGCGCCGCACTAACTGTGGCCTTGCTATCCGCTATCGAGGAACTGCTCAATAGCACCTTCTCGAGTACTGATTTTTTTCAAAAAGCGTTACACGCACATCGGTATGCACAGGGTAAGATTGGCAGCGGAGTAGATATTGCAGCTAGCTCAACCGGAGGGATCATACAATATCGGATGCCAGAACTTATTGAAGGGACAAATGAAGAAATCCAGCAAGTGCACTGGCCTAATGATTTGTATATGCTTTCCATATGGACGGATAAATCTGTATCTACCCGTACGATGGTACGCAAAATGCGTACTTTTCGAATGAAAGAAACAGCGATGTATAAAGGTATAATGAACGAAATGGCTGACTTATCTGAAGCCGGATGCCGGGCTTTTCGTTTGGGTAATACTAAAAAGTTTCTCGATGTTATAGAAGCTTTTGGAAATATTGAACGAAAATTAACCAACCATAGCAAAGCAGATATCTTTTCTTCCGTTCATGAACAAATTGCAAAGATAGTTATAAACAAAGGTGGCTATTACAAGCCATCCGGCGCAGGCGGAGGAGATATTGGAACCGCGTTTTGTCGCAGTTCCGAAACATGCAAGTCTATTTCAGAAGCTATAGAAGAAAGCTCTTTTGAATTGCTTAATCTATCAGTTCAGACCGAAGATGTAAACTCTACAGAACCTTATGGAATCGGCTAA
- the mvaD gene encoding diphosphomevalonate decarboxylase codes for MDNKTKIGSRESADCQVKAEAHANIALVKYWGKRSLEKNLAATGSISLTLDALKTETEIRIDSSFQKDYFELDGKPVSGEGLKRISDFLDIIVGTEERDRAYITSKNSFPTAAGLASSASGFAALTIAAAKVWNKPTDRSILSSLARRGSGSAARSIFGGFVEMKSGKDLSGSEDYAATLYGKDYWDLRVVIGITDATPKKIGSTEGMERSRKTAPYYDSWITSTEQDLEGMRDALAKRDFTQMGELAEHSALKMHGLAMSARPAILYWNAATLESIHKIRDLRKRGIEAYITIDAGPQIKVLCKPADIEDVQQALTSVTGLQKVITSGIGDDAKVTEVKK; via the coding sequence GTGGATAATAAAACGAAAATAGGTTCCCGAGAATCTGCGGATTGCCAGGTAAAAGCGGAAGCCCATGCAAACATTGCCTTGGTCAAGTATTGGGGAAAACGCTCATTAGAAAAGAATTTGGCAGCTACCGGATCTATTTCACTGACCTTGGATGCCCTGAAAACAGAAACAGAAATCCGGATAGATTCCAGCTTTCAAAAGGATTATTTCGAGCTGGATGGAAAGCCTGTTTCCGGAGAGGGATTAAAGCGCATCTCTGACTTTTTGGATATCATTGTTGGTACGGAAGAACGGGATCGGGCCTATATTACCAGTAAGAATTCGTTTCCTACCGCTGCGGGACTTGCTTCTTCGGCTTCAGGTTTTGCTGCTCTTACCATAGCTGCAGCTAAAGTGTGGAATAAACCAACTGATCGATCGATATTGTCCTCCCTCGCACGACGCGGATCGGGATCAGCTGCTCGTTCTATATTCGGGGGATTTGTGGAAATGAAGAGTGGAAAGGATTTATCCGGAAGCGAAGATTATGCAGCCACCCTTTATGGCAAAGATTACTGGGATTTACGGGTAGTTATAGGTATCACCGATGCTACTCCTAAAAAAATTGGGTCAACTGAAGGAATGGAGCGCAGCCGAAAAACGGCTCCTTATTATGATTCCTGGATTACTTCTACAGAACAAGACCTTGAAGGGATGCGGGATGCACTGGCAAAAAGAGATTTTACCCAAATGGGGGAATTAGCGGAGCATAGCGCCTTGAAGATGCATGGATTGGCTATGTCTGCACGTCCTGCAATTTTATATTGGAATGCTGCCACCTTGGAAAGTATTCATAAGATTCGGGACTTACGCAAAAGAGGTATCGAAGCGTATATTACTATTGATGCGGGTCCCCAGATTAAAGTACTGTGTAAACCGGCTGATATAGAGGATGTTCAGCAGGCATTGACTTCGGTAACAGGCCTGCAAAAAGTTATAACCAGTGGCATTGGGGACGATGCGAAAGTAACAGAAGTAAAGAAATAA
- a CDS encoding SCO family protein, giving the protein MKTYSYQSIGFFFAVVALLLGVCSSGEKQQTAQSQSGQMAMAGDEHAAHADMEMDAIEPTDESIYNVSSQWKNRHGEIVALDRLRGKVQLVAMVYTHCEHACPRILADMKRIRDNLSEEILSQTNFAIISIDPERDTPQRLTNFAYENNLSEDKWTLLNGDQGDVLEIAALLGVKYKRISDTDFTHSNMITVLNKEGEVVHQRKKLEDQHPRIIAAIEQAAGS; this is encoded by the coding sequence ATGAAGACATATAGCTATCAAAGCATTGGCTTTTTCTTCGCAGTTGTCGCACTTCTTCTGGGAGTTTGTAGCAGTGGTGAGAAACAACAAACCGCTCAATCTCAATCAGGTCAAATGGCTATGGCGGGTGATGAGCACGCAGCTCACGCGGATATGGAAATGGACGCTATTGAACCGACCGATGAGTCAATTTATAATGTGAGTAGCCAATGGAAAAACCGTCATGGAGAGATCGTAGCCTTGGATAGATTGCGTGGGAAGGTACAGCTCGTTGCAATGGTATATACCCATTGTGAACATGCTTGCCCCCGTATTTTGGCTGATATGAAGCGTATCCGGGATAACTTGTCTGAAGAGATATTATCACAGACTAATTTTGCTATTATTTCCATTGATCCTGAGCGGGATACACCCCAGCGCCTCACCAATTTTGCCTATGAAAATAATCTGTCTGAAGATAAATGGACGTTATTGAACGGAGATCAGGGAGATGTATTGGAGATAGCGGCTCTTCTAGGGGTAAAATACAAACGGATCAGTGATACTGACTTTACCCATTCCAACATGATTACTGTATTAAATAAAGAAGGAGAAGTGGTTCATCAGCGGAAAAAGCTTGAAGATCAGCATCCGCGGATAATTGCAGCTATCGAACAGGCAGCCGGCAGTTAA
- a CDS encoding formylglycine-generating enzyme family protein: MPFSSSTDDSTTVESFYMDTHQVTNAEFLEFVEENEKWRRSQVKSVFAGEDYLRHWKGVLELGNINPNAPVTNVTWFAARAYAKWKGKRLPTLYEWEYIASASASKPLASRDKVFAQQILDWYSRPNPDQMPSVGEGEPNYHGIYDMHGLIWEWVQDFNTVFISGESRADQGELKQFYCAAGSSAATDSDKENYAAFLRYAFRGSLEADFSVGNLGFRCAKDKE; the protein is encoded by the coding sequence ATGCCTTTTTCTAGCTCTACTGATGATAGTACCACAGTAGAATCCTTTTATATGGACACGCACCAGGTCACGAACGCCGAATTCCTGGAATTTGTAGAGGAAAACGAAAAGTGGAGACGATCACAGGTCAAGAGCGTTTTTGCTGGTGAAGATTACCTCCGGCACTGGAAAGGAGTATTGGAGCTGGGGAATATCAATCCCAATGCACCTGTAACAAATGTAACCTGGTTTGCTGCCCGTGCTTATGCCAAATGGAAAGGGAAACGCTTGCCAACATTGTATGAATGGGAATACATAGCTTCAGCCAGTGCATCCAAACCACTCGCCAGTCGTGATAAAGTATTCGCTCAGCAAATATTGGATTGGTACAGTCGGCCGAATCCAGATCAGATGCCCTCTGTGGGAGAAGGTGAGCCCAATTACCATGGGATATATGATATGCATGGGTTGATATGGGAGTGGGTGCAAGACTTTAATACCGTATTTATAAGCGGAGAATCGCGGGCAGATCAGGGCGAGCTTAAACAGTTCTATTGTGCCGCGGGAAGTTCGGCTGCAACAGATTCTGACAAGGAGAATTATGCCGCTTTTTTGCGTTATGCTTTTCGGGGCAGTCTGGAAGCTGATTTCTCGGTGGGGAATTTAGGATTTCGATGCGCCAAGGATAAGGAATAA
- the nirK gene encoding copper-containing nitrite reductase, which yields MVFYNKMIKVCGTLLIVSILFGCSSGDNFDPKTAEIVGEEKAELTLPPNVPPPIDRDHATKLVVNMEVTEEEKRLADGVTYTMWTFGGEVPGKFIRAREGDMIEFHLQNHPDNKLPHNIDLHAVNGPGGGAESTFTAPGRETVFTFRALNPGLYVYHCATAPVGMHIANGMYGLILIEPAEGLSEVDQEYYVMQSEFYTEGDYGERGLQPFDMDRAIKEDPEYVVFNGSVGSTTGDNAITSNPGDDVRLFVGNGGPNLTSSFHVIGEIFDRVHYEGGDRIQKNVQTTSVPAGGSAIVEFETEVPGDYILVDHAIFRAFNKGALATLSVSGEEDENIYTGQQLEQVYQPEGGAVQTIPQEKREEPAAQTIEERIERGKSVYSSVCQSCHMKDGSGIEGAFPPVAKSDYLNENPDRGISAIVHGLSGEITVNGETYDGVMPRQNLTNEEVANVTTYLLNSFDNEGGRVTPEDVERVREEGPIE from the coding sequence ATGGTTTTTTACAACAAAATGATCAAGGTATGTGGTACTCTTTTAATAGTCAGCATATTATTTGGATGCTCATCTGGAGATAATTTTGATCCGAAAACAGCTGAAATAGTTGGTGAAGAAAAGGCTGAATTAACGTTACCGCCCAATGTGCCTCCACCCATTGATCGAGATCATGCGACAAAACTTGTTGTAAATATGGAGGTTACCGAGGAAGAAAAACGGTTGGCGGATGGAGTTACTTACACTATGTGGACCTTCGGTGGAGAAGTGCCCGGTAAATTTATCCGGGCGCGTGAAGGAGATATGATCGAATTTCACCTGCAGAATCATCCGGATAATAAATTGCCTCATAATATTGATTTGCATGCCGTAAACGGACCGGGCGGTGGAGCCGAATCTACATTTACCGCCCCTGGTAGGGAAACGGTATTTACATTTAGAGCATTAAATCCGGGACTGTACGTATATCATTGTGCTACGGCCCCGGTCGGGATGCACATAGCCAACGGCATGTACGGACTTATCTTAATTGAACCAGCCGAAGGACTTTCGGAAGTGGATCAGGAATACTATGTAATGCAGAGTGAATTTTATACCGAGGGAGACTACGGGGAACGCGGCCTGCAGCCATTTGATATGGATCGTGCGATTAAAGAAGATCCGGAATACGTGGTGTTTAATGGTTCTGTTGGATCAACGACTGGTGATAATGCGATTACCTCTAATCCCGGTGATGATGTTCGTCTTTTTGTTGGGAATGGCGGTCCAAACCTAACTTCTTCGTTTCATGTAATTGGCGAAATTTTTGATCGAGTACATTATGAGGGAGGCGATCGGATACAGAAAAATGTACAAACAACATCCGTACCCGCAGGTGGTTCTGCAATTGTTGAGTTTGAAACGGAAGTGCCAGGCGATTATATCCTGGTAGATCACGCGATCTTCCGCGCTTTTAACAAAGGAGCACTTGCAACGTTGTCTGTTTCGGGTGAAGAAGACGAAAATATATATACCGGACAACAGCTGGAACAGGTATATCAACCCGAAGGCGGTGCAGTACAAACTATTCCGCAAGAAAAACGTGAGGAACCTGCAGCACAGACAATTGAGGAACGTATCGAAAGGGGCAAGTCAGTTTATTCTTCCGTATGTCAATCGTGTCATATGAAAGATGGATCGGGTATTGAAGGGGCTTTCCCACCAGTGGCAAAGTCTGATTATTTGAATGAAAATCCAGATCGTGGGATAAGCGCGATTGTACACGGACTTTCGGGTGAAATTACGGTCAATGGGGAAACTTATGATGGCGTAATGCCCCGACAAAACCTTACGAACGAAGAGGTCGCTAACGTAACAACTTATCTTCTCAATAGTTTTGATAATGAGGGCGGCCGGGTGACCCCCGAAGATGTAGAGCGCGTTCGAGAGGAAGGACCAATTGAATAA
- a CDS encoding CRTAC1 family protein — MDNQLMNNGTLPTKVKVFGTLFLFAQLLFAINNYGPHELPVLNLVFDEPWISAEETNRNALSAEAGQTFTFEDITKQAGLNNFKRAKVNSSNPSYLEVMAGGMAVGDVDGDDYEDIFFISMPSFDEHSDETVSPPSLYKNMGDSTFKDITEEMGLSDIKGYAQGVLFFDYNNDGRQDLYIASYDGGQLFRNNGNTFTDVTEVSGLNLKGLCGEYPCLSAAASAADYNRDGHLDLFIVNNVGWDVNNPEHYGERQLFPAFFDAQESFLFKSNGDGTFTNVTKESGVNNEGGKGLSAVWLDFSNNGWPDLYVANDLSRNRLYLNNEDGTFAELGAVAKVNEVKSSMGVNTADFNNSGSFDLVTTNLEGSMISLFRNYGDLRFDYATNYSGLNPSRRSSGWGIEFADFNHSGHLDLVMAAGPVWDVNPTGTENLFFRNQGNGRFEDATHSSGTFQNNNVSRGLALIDILNNGKPDLVISNIDGGSPQLLLNSTQNQNHWLKLKLEGTVSNRDAIGARVTLEQTDGHIIIQEVKAGGSYQSSSTKSLFFGLGKEEVKQLSIRWPSGHTQNLKDIPVDTTLHIIE, encoded by the coding sequence ATGGATAACCAACTCATGAATAACGGTACCCTGCCAACAAAAGTGAAAGTTTTTGGTACTCTCTTTCTCTTTGCTCAGCTTCTTTTTGCAATTAATAACTATGGTCCACACGAATTACCGGTTCTAAACCTGGTTTTCGATGAACCCTGGATTTCTGCTGAAGAGACAAACCGAAATGCTCTCTCAGCGGAAGCTGGGCAAACCTTTACTTTCGAAGATATTACCAAACAAGCCGGGCTTAACAACTTTAAACGTGCAAAAGTGAATAGTTCGAATCCTTCCTACCTGGAGGTAATGGCAGGGGGGATGGCTGTAGGCGATGTGGATGGGGACGACTACGAAGATATCTTTTTTATAAGTATGCCTTCCTTTGATGAGCACTCCGATGAAACAGTTTCCCCACCCAGCCTATACAAAAACATGGGAGATAGTACATTTAAAGATATTACGGAAGAGATGGGATTAAGTGATATTAAGGGCTATGCACAGGGCGTACTTTTTTTCGATTATAATAATGATGGCCGCCAGGATTTATATATTGCTTCCTATGACGGTGGACAACTATTCCGTAACAATGGAAATACCTTTACAGATGTTACCGAAGTTTCAGGATTAAATCTTAAAGGACTTTGTGGTGAATATCCCTGTTTAAGTGCGGCTGCATCTGCGGCCGATTATAACCGTGATGGACACCTCGACCTTTTTATCGTCAATAATGTGGGTTGGGATGTCAATAATCCTGAACATTATGGCGAGCGACAGCTTTTTCCCGCTTTTTTTGATGCACAGGAGTCTTTCCTCTTTAAAAGCAATGGGGACGGGACGTTTACTAATGTAACAAAAGAATCCGGGGTTAATAATGAAGGAGGTAAAGGTTTGTCAGCCGTCTGGCTTGACTTCAGCAACAATGGCTGGCCAGATCTATACGTTGCTAATGACTTGAGCCGCAACCGACTTTATCTCAATAACGAGGACGGAACATTTGCTGAACTTGGAGCCGTTGCTAAAGTGAATGAAGTTAAAAGTAGCATGGGAGTCAATACAGCTGATTTTAATAACAGCGGTAGTTTCGATCTGGTCACTACAAACCTGGAGGGATCCATGATCTCTCTTTTTCGTAATTACGGTGACCTACGATTTGATTACGCAACAAATTATTCCGGATTAAATCCCAGTCGGCGATCATCCGGCTGGGGAATTGAATTTGCAGATTTTAATCACAGTGGTCACCTTGACCTGGTAATGGCCGCAGGTCCGGTCTGGGATGTAAACCCAACAGGTACCGAGAATCTTTTCTTTAGGAATCAAGGGAACGGTCGATTTGAAGATGCAACACACTCCTCAGGAACCTTTCAAAATAATAATGTTTCCAGGGGACTTGCACTCATCGACATTTTGAACAACGGCAAGCCGGATTTAGTGATTTCCAATATTGATGGAGGCAGTCCACAGTTGTTATTAAACAGTACCCAAAATCAAAACCATTGGTTAAAATTAAAGTTGGAAGGCACTGTTTCGAACCGGGATGCCATAGGAGCGCGGGTAACCCTTGAGCAAACTGACGGGCATATCATCATCCAGGAAGTGAAAGCCGGAGGCTCTTATCAAAGCAGCAGTACCAAATCTCTTTTCTTTGGATTGGGTAAAGAAGAAGTTAAACAACTATCCATCCGCTGGCCTTCCGGTCATACCCAAAACTTAAAAGATATCCCTGTTGATACAACGCTCCATATAATAGAGTAA